A window from Populus trichocarpa isolate Nisqually-1 chromosome 3, P.trichocarpa_v4.1, whole genome shotgun sequence encodes these proteins:
- the LOC7465853 gene encoding probable copper-transporting ATPase HMA5, with translation MATKFLALACIRKESTYGDLSPRPRYPSMPKYPKGVSVRETNVEGSEAKAVFSVMGMTCSACAGSVEKAVKRLPGIREAVVDVLNNKAQVLFYPSFVNEETIRETIEDAGFEATLIQEGTSDRSTQVCRIRINGMTCTSCSSTVEQALQAIPGVQKAQVALATEEAEVHYDPNILSYNQILEAINDTGFEAILLSTGVDMSKIGLKIVGVRTQNSMRIIENSLQALPGVQSVDIDPEVNKISLSYKPDVTGPRNFINVIESTGTSGRFKATIFPEGGGRESHRQEEIKQYYRSFLWSLVFTVPVFLISMIFMYIPGIKHALDTKIVNMLSIGAILRWVLSTPVQFIIGRRFYTGSYKALRNGSPNMDVLIALGTNAAYFYSVYSVLRSATSPSFESADFFETSSMLISFILLGKYLEVLAKGKTSEAIAKLMDLAPGTAILLTLDDQGNVSSEEEIDSRLIQRNDVIKIIPGAKIASDGFVIWGQSHVNESMITGEARPVAKRKGDTVIGGTVNENGVLHIKATRVGSESALSQIVRLVESAQMAKAPVQKFADRISRYFVPLVIILSFSTWLAWFLAGKFHGYPGSWIPKSMDSFQLALQFGISVMVIACPCALGLATPTAVMVGTGVGASQGVLIKGGQALESAHKVNCIVFDKTGTLTIGKPLVVSTRLLKNLALRDFYELVAAAEVNSEHPLAKAIVEYAKKFREDEESPKWPEAQDFESITGHGVKAIVRNKEVIVGNKSLMLENNIPISIDAEEILAETEGMAQTGILVSIDREVTGVLAISDPLKPGAHEVISILKSMKVRSIMVTGDNWGTAHSIAREVGIETVIAEAKPEHKAEKVKELQAAGYIVAMVGDGINDSPALVVADVGMAIGAGTDIAIEAADIVLMKSNLEDVITAIDLSRKTFFRIRLNYIWALGYNLLGIPIAAGALFPGTGFRLPPWIAGAAMAASSVSVVVCSLLLKNYKRPKKLENLDIGGIMIE, from the exons ATGGCAACCAAATTCTTGGCATTAGCATGCATTCGCAAAGAGAGTACCTATGGGGATTTATCACCAAGGCCAAGGTATCCTTCGATGCCGAAGTACCCGAAAGGGGTTTCAGTTCGAGAAACGAACGTGGAAGGATCAGAGGCAAAGGCAGTGTTTTCTGTGATGGGAATGACATGTTCTGCTTGTGCTGGATCTGTTGAGAAAGCTGTCAAGAGGCTTCCTGGGATTAGAGAGGCTGTTGTTGATGTCTTGAATAACAAGGCTCAAGTTCTGTTCTACCCCAGTTTCGTTAAC GAAGAGACCATTCGTGAGACTATTGAAGATGCTGGATTTGAGGCTACATTGATTCAAGAAGGGACCAGTGATAGATCCACTCAAGTATGCCGAATTCGTATTAATGGAATGACTTGCACTTCTTGCTCCTCTACTGTTGAACAAGCTTTGCAAGCAATTCCAGGTGTGCAGAAAGCTCAAGTAGCCTTAGCAACTGAAGAAGCAGAAGTTCATTATGATCCAAATATCCTGAGCTACAATCAGATATTAGAAGCAATAAACGATACAGGATTTGAAGCCATACTACTTAGTACTGGCGTAGACATGAGCAAGATAGGGCTCAAAATTGTTGGAGTAAGAACACAGAATTCAATGAGAATAATTGAAAATTCTCTTCAAGCTCTCCCTGGTGTTCAAAGTGTAGACATAGATCCTGAAGTCAACAAAATTTCCCTTTCTTACAAACCGGATGTAACTGGTCCCAGAAATTTTATCAATGTGATTGAATCAACTGGGACGTCAGGGCGATTCAAGGCAACGATATTTCCtgaaggaggaggaagagaaagCCATAGACAAGaggaaattaaacaatattacCGATCTTTCCTATGGAGTTTGGTTTTCACAGTTCCAGTGTTTTTAATATCCATGATTTTTATGTACATTCCTGGAATTAAGCATGCATTAGACACCAAAATAGTCAATATGCTGTCTATAGGAGCAATCTTGAGGTGGGTGCTATCTACTCCAGTTCAGTTCATCATAGGCCGTCGATTTTATACAGGTTCTTATAAAGCTTTGAGGAACGGTTCTCCTAACATGGATGTGTTGATCGCCTTAGGAACAAATGCAGCCTACTTTTATTCAGTCTATTCGGTGTTGAGATCCGCTACCTCTCCAAGTTTTGAGTCCGCAGATTTCTTTGAGACTAGCTCAATGCTTATCTCATTCATTCTTCTCGGGAAGTATCTTGAGGTTCTGGCTAAGGGAAAGACATCCGAAGCCATTGCCAAGCTTATGGACTTGGCACCAGGCACTGCAATATTGTTGACTTTGGATGATCAAGGAAATGTGAGCAGCGAAGAAGAAATTGATAGTCGGTTGATACAAAGGAATGATGTGATTAAAATCATACCTGGTGCCAAAATAGCTTCAGATGGTTTTGTTATTTGGGGGCAGAGTCACGTGAATGAGAGCATGATAACAGGAGAAGCACGGCCAGTTGCAAAGAGGAAAGGTGACACAGTGATTGGAGGGACTGTGAATGAGAATGGGGTGTTGCATATTAAGGCAACGAGGGTTGGATCGGAGAGTGCTCTTTCACAGATTGTTCGACTTGTTGAGTCAGCTCAGATGGCTAAAGCTCCTGTCCAGAAGTTTGCTGATCGTATCTCCAGATACTTTGTTCCTCTT GTCattattctttccttttcaaccTGGCTTGCGTGGTTTTTAGCTGGAAAGTTCCATGGATATCCAGGCTCTTGGATACCAAAGTCCATGGATAGCTTTCAGCTTGCTCTCCAATTCGGAATCTCTGTTATGGTCATAGCCTGCCCTTGCGCTCTTGGATTAGCAACTCCAACTGCTGTCATGGTTGGTACTGGAGTCGGTGCATCTCAAGGTGTTCTAATCAAAGGTGGCCAAGCATTAGAAAGTGCACATAAG GTGAATTGCATTGTCTTTGACAAGACAGGAACTCTTACGATTGGAAAGCCTTTGGTTGTTAGCACAAGACTCTTGAAAAATTTGGCACTGAGGGATTTTTATGAGCTCGTAGCTGCAGCTGAg GTGAACAGTGAGCACCCATTGGCCAAGGCCATTGTAGAGTATGCCAAGAAATTCAGAGAAGATGAAGAGAGCCCTAAGTGGCCAGAAGCACAAGATTTTGAGTCCATTACCGGACACGGAGTGAAGGCTATCGTCAGAAACAAGGAAGTGATAGTGGGAAATAAGAGTTTGATGTTGGAAAACAACATCCCCATTTCAATTGACGCAGAAGAGATCCTCGCAGAAACTGAAGGGATGGCTCAAACTGGGATTTTAGTATCTATTGATAGGGAAGTGACTGGAGTTCTAGCAATATCAGATCCATTGAAACCGGGTGCTCATGAAGTCATTTCCATTCTCAAGTCCATGAAAGTTAGGAGCATCATGGTGACAGGTGACAACTGGGGAACTGCACATTCCATTGCCAGGGAAGTTGGGATTGAAACTGTTATTGCAGAAGCTAAGCCTGAGCATAAAGCTGAGAAAGTGAAGGAATTACAG gCTGCAGGCTATATAGTGGCAATGGTAGGTGATGGTATAAATGATTCACCAGCACTTGTAGTCGCAGATGTTGGTATGGCAATTGGTGCAGGCACAGATATTGCTATAGAGGCAGCTGATATAGTTCTAATGAAGAGTAACCTGGAGGATGTGATTACTGCCATAGACCTCTCCCGGAAAACCTTCTTCCGAATTCGCCTGAACTACATTTGGGCTTTGGGCTATAACCTCCTGGGCATTCCAATAGCTGCCGGGGCCCTTTTTCCAGGCACTGGATTTCGCTTACCACCCTGGATTGCtggagctgcaatggcagcctCTTCAGTCAGCGTTGTTGTGTGCTCACTCTTGTTGAAGAATTATAAAAGGCCCAAGAAGCTGGAAAATCTAGATATCGGTGGAATAATGATCGAGTGA
- the LOC7465854 gene encoding probable copper-transporting ATPase HMA5 — translation MATMFLKLTCLRRENCGDLLARPHYPSMPKYPKGVAGDVKGTEVKAMFSVEGMTCSACAGSVEKAIKRLPGILEAVVDVLNNRAQVLFYPSSLVNEETIRETIEDAGFQATLIEDEINERSSQVCRIQINGIRCTSCCCTAEIVLQAIHGVQRIQVALETEEAEVYYDPKILNYNHLLEAMEDIGFQTMLVSAGEDVSKIDLKVDGLGAGHSMQIIENSLQTLPGVQVIEIDPELDKVSISYKPSMTGPRKFIKAIESAGSENFKALVYPQGEEKESHRQDEIKQYRSTFLWSLVFTIPVFLISMVFMYIPIINCQLDTKVVNMLNVGEVLKWMLSTPVQFIIGRRFYTGSYKALRRGSANMDVLIALGTNAAYFYSAYSVLRAAGSPDFEGTDFFETSSMLISIILLGKYLEVMAKGKTSEAIAKLMDLGPETAILLTLDDYGNILSEEEIDSRLVQKNDVIKILPGAKVASDGLIIWGASHVNESMITGEAIPVKKGVGDPVIGGTLNENGVLHIKATRVGSDSALSHIVRLIESAQLAKAPVQKFADTISKYFVPLVIILSFSTWLTWFLAGVFHGYPKSWIPHSMDSFQLALQFGISVMVIACPCALGLATPTAVMVGTGVGASQGVLIKGGQALESAHKVNCVIFDKTGTLTIGKPVVVKTTLLKSMVLQDFYELIAATEMNSEHPLAKAIVEYAKKIREDEEDPVWPEARAFESITGYGVKATVRNKEIIIGNKSLILDQNIAIPVDGELMLAETETMAQTGILVSIDREVTGILAISDPLKPSACEVISILKSMKVRSIMVTGDNWGTANSIAKEIGIETVIAEAKPEEKAEKVKELQATGFTVAMVGDGVNDSPALAAADVGMAIGAGTDIAIEAADIVLMKSNLEDVITAIDLSRKTFSRIRLNYIWALGYNLIGIPVAAGALFPGTGLRLPPWAAGAAMAASSVSVVLCSLLLKNYRRPKKLENLNIHGIKIE, via the exons ATGGCTACCATGTTCTTGAAATTAACTTGTTTACGCAGGGAGAATTGTGGGGACCTGCTGGCAAGGCCACACTATCCATCGATGCCAAAGTATCCGAAAGGCGTGGCAGGGGACGTGAAGGGAACAGAGGTGAAGGCAATGTTTTCAGTCGAAGGGATGACATGTTCTGCTTGCGCTGGTTCAGTTGAGAAAGCTATCAAAAGGCTTCCTGGAATTCTTGAAGCCGTCGTTGATGTCTTGAACAATAGGGCTCAAGTCCTGTTTTACCCCAGTAGTCTTGTTAAT GAAGAAACTATTCGTGAGACTATTGAAGATGCTGGATTTCAAGCCACATTGATTGAAGATGAGATCAATGAAAGATCCAGTCAAGTATGCAGAATTCAGATCAATGGAATTAGATGCACTTCGTGCTGCTGTACAGCTGAAATAGTTCTGCAAGCAATTCATGGTGTACAAAGAATCCAGGTGGCCTTGGAAACCGAAGAGGCTGAAGTTTACTATGATCCAAAGATCCTGAACTACAACCACCTACTAGAAGCCATGGAAGATATAGGATTTCAAACCATGCTTGTTAGCGCTGGAGAAGACGTGAGCAAGATAGATCTTAAAGTTGATGGTTTAGGGGCAGGTCATTCAATGCAAATAATAGAAAATTCTCTTCAAACACTTCCAGGAGTTCAAGTAATCGAGATAGACCCTGAACTCGATAAAGTTTCCATCTCTTACAAACCAAGTATGACAGGTCCTAGAAAATTCATCAAAGCCATTGAATCAGCTGGGTCTGAAAATTTCAAGGCACTTGTATATCCacaaggagaagagaaagaaagtcaCAGACAAGATGAAATCAAGCAATACCGTAGCACCTTCTTATGGAGTTTGGTTTTCACAATTCCTGTGTTTCTAATCTCCATGGTATTTATGTATATCCCCATAATTAACTGTCAGCTAGACACCAAAGTAGTCAATATGCTAAATGTAGGAGAGGTATTGAAATGGATGCTATCCACCCCAGTGCAATTCATTATAGGCCGGCGATTCTATACTGGATCTTATAAGGCATTGCGGCGCGGTTCAGCTAACATGGATGTTTTGATTGCTTTAGGAACCAATGCAGCCTACTTCTATTCAGCCTACTCAGTACTGAGAGCTGCTGGCTCTCCAGATTTTGAGGGTACCGATTTCTTCGAGACTAGCTCAATGCTAATCTCAATTATTCTTCTTGGGAAGTACCTCGAGGTAATGGCTAAGGGAAAGACATCTGAGGCCATTGCCAAGCTTATGGACTTGGGACCTGAGACGGCAATATTATTAACGCTGGATGATTATGGGAACATTTTAAGCGAAGAAGAAATAGACAGTAGGCTGGTACAAAAAAATGATGTGATCAAAATTCTTCCCGGTGCAAAAGTTGCTTCAGATGGTCTTATCATCTGGGGGGCAAGCCATGTGAATGAGAGCATGATAACAGGAGAAGCAATACCAGTGAAGAAGGGGGTGGGTGACCCTGTGATTGGAGGCACTTTAAATGAAAATGGGGTACTGCATATTAAAGCAACGAGGGTTGGATCAGACAGTGCCCTTTCACATATTGTTCGGCTTATTGAATCAGCTCAATTGGCTAAAGCTCCGGTGCAGAAATTTGCTGACACTATATCCAAATACTTTGTGCCTCTG GTCatcattctttcattttcaacttGGCTAACCTGGTTTTTAGCTGGAGTGTTCCATGGCTATCCAAAATCATGGATACCACATTCCATGGATAGCTTTCAGCTCGCACTCCAATTTGGAATCTCTGTCATGGTCATAGCCTGCCCATGTGCTCTTGGATTGGCCACTCCGACTGCTGTGATGGTTGGTACAGGAGTTGGAGCATCTCAAGGTGTTCTAATCAAAGGGGGGCAAGCATTAGAAAGTGCACATAAG GTGAACTGCGTCATCTTTGACAAAACTGGAACTCTTACAATTGGAAAACCAGTGGTGGTCAAAACAACACTGTTGAAAAGCATGGTACTTCAAGATTTTTATGAACTCATTGCAGCAACTGAG ATGAATAGTGAGCACCCTTTGGCCAAGGCTATTGTAGAATACGCAAAGAAGATcagagaagatgaagaagaccCTGTTTGGCCTGAAGCAAGAGCTTTTGAGTCCATTACTGGCTATGGAGTGAAAGCAACTGTCAGAAACAAGGAAATAATAATTGGAAACAAGAGCTTAATACTGGACCAGAACATTGCTATTCCAGTTGATGGAGAACTGATGCTTGCCGAAACTGAAACAATGGCTCAAACTGGGATTTTAGTATCTATTGACCGGGAAGTGACTGGAATTCTAGCCATATCAGATCCTTTAAAACCTAGTGCCTGTGAAGTCATTTCGATTCTCAAGTCCATGAAAGTTAGGAGCATCATGGTCACAGGTGATAATTGGGGAACTGCCAATTCAATTGCGAAGGAAATTGGGATTGAAACTGTTATTGCAGAAGCCAAGCCTGAGGAGAAAGCTGAGAAAGTGAAGGAATTACAG GCTACAGGCTTTACAGTGGCCATGGTAGGTGATGGTGTAAATGATTCGCCAGCACTTGCAGCAGCCGATGTTGGAATGGCAATTGGTGCAGGCACAGATATTGCTATAGAGGCAGCTGACATAGTTCTGATGAAGAGCAATTTGGAGGATGTGATTACTGCTATAGACCTATCTAGGAAGACCTTTTCCCGGATTCGCCTAAACTACATATGGGCTTTGGGGTATAATCTCATTGGCATCCCGGTAGCTGCCGGGGCGCTTTTTCCTGGCACCGGACTCCGTTTACCACCATGGGCTGCtggagctgcaatggcagcatcTTCAGTCAGTGTGGTTCTGTGCTCCCTCTTATTGAAGAATTACAGAAGGCCCAAGAAACTGGAAAATCTAAATATTCATGGAATAAAGATTGAGTGA
- the LOC7465855 gene encoding glutathione S-transferase T1 isoform X1 produces MELKVYVDRLSQPSRAIVIFCKVNKIDFEEVGIELLKGQHLTPEFKEINPMGKVPAIVVDGKFKLFESHAILIFLASAFPGVADHWYPADLYRRAEIHSILDWHHSNLRRGSVEFIQNTLLAPFFGRPLNPQAAAEGEKVLSSSLSKIEALWLKESGQFLLGSSQPSIADVCLVCEIMQLEFTDETDRNRILGPHKKIQQWIEDTKNATKPHFDEVHQALFAAKVKLQMQRK; encoded by the exons ATGGAGCTGAAAGTATATGTAGATCGTCTGTCACAGCCATCAAGGGCAATTGTCATCTTctgcaa GGTAAACAAGATAGACTTTGAAGAGGTTGGAATTGAGTTATTAAAGGGTCAACATCTAACTCCTGAATTCAAAG AAATAAATCCTATGGGAAAGGTGCCAGCTATTGTAGTTGATGGAAAGTTCAAGCTTTTTGAGAG TCACGCGATCCTAATCTTTCTTGCTTCTGCATTTCCTGGAGTTGCTGATCACTG GTATCCAGCTGATCTTTACAGGAGAGCTGAAATTCACTCAATTTTGGATTGGCATCACTCCAACTTACGTCGCGGCTCAG TTGAATTTATTCAGAATACTTTGCTAGCACCTTTTTTTGGTCGACCTCTGAATCCACAAGCAGCTGCCGAAGGCGAGAAAGTTTTGTCTTCATCCCTGTCAAAGATAGAGGCTCTGTGGCTTAAAGAGAGTGGCCAGTTCTTGCTAGGCAGTAGCCAACCATCCATAGCTGATGTATGCCTCGTCTGTGAGATAATGCAACTAGAG TTTACAGATGAAACGGATCGCAATCGCATACTTGGTCCACACAAGAAGATTCAGCAGTGGATTGAGGATACCAAAAATGCAACAAAACCACACTTTGATGAAGTGCATCAAGCCCTCTTTGCAGCCAAAGTTAAATTACAGATGCAACGTAAATAG
- the LOC7465855 gene encoding glutathione S-transferase T1 isoform X2 encodes MELKVYVDRLSQPSRAIVIFCKVNKIDFEEVGIELLKGQHLTPEFKEINPMGKVPAIVVDGKFKLFESHAILIFLASAFPGVADHWYPADLYRRAEIHSILDWHHSNLRRGSVEFIQNTLLAPFFGRPLNPQAAAEGEKVLSSSLSKIEALWLKESGQFLLGSSQPSIADVCLVCEIMQLEEASHLKFTCFFKKS; translated from the exons ATGGAGCTGAAAGTATATGTAGATCGTCTGTCACAGCCATCAAGGGCAATTGTCATCTTctgcaa GGTAAACAAGATAGACTTTGAAGAGGTTGGAATTGAGTTATTAAAGGGTCAACATCTAACTCCTGAATTCAAAG AAATAAATCCTATGGGAAAGGTGCCAGCTATTGTAGTTGATGGAAAGTTCAAGCTTTTTGAGAG TCACGCGATCCTAATCTTTCTTGCTTCTGCATTTCCTGGAGTTGCTGATCACTG GTATCCAGCTGATCTTTACAGGAGAGCTGAAATTCACTCAATTTTGGATTGGCATCACTCCAACTTACGTCGCGGCTCAG TTGAATTTATTCAGAATACTTTGCTAGCACCTTTTTTTGGTCGACCTCTGAATCCACAAGCAGCTGCCGAAGGCGAGAAAGTTTTGTCTTCATCCCTGTCAAAGATAGAGGCTCTGTGGCTTAAAGAGAGTGGCCAGTTCTTGCTAGGCAGTAGCCAACCATCCATAGCTGATGTATGCCTCGTCTGTGAGATAATGCAACTAGAG GAGGCCTCGCACCTCAAGTTCACATGTTTCTTCAAAAAGAGCTGA
- the LOC7458167 gene encoding FT-interacting protein 3 yields MMSNLKLGVEVVSAHNLLPKDEHGSSSAFVELCFDGQRFRTTIKEKDPNPVWSECFYFNIPDPSNLHYLTLDAHVYNNIRATNSRYFLGKVCLTGNSFVPYSDAVVLHYPLEKRGIFSRVRGELGLKVYITDDASIKSSTPLPAVESLPTKDPGLTHAVAPMVDPMTNTVSHKRVERHTFHHLPNPNHQQQQHQNHSSAPSITHHVPKYVADEMKAAETQPPKLVRMHSASSSQPVDHALKETSPFLGGGRVVGGRVIRGDKTASTYDLVERMYFLYVRVVKARDLPAMDVTGSLDPFVEVRVGNYRGITKHFEKKQNPEWNQVFAFSRERMQASVLEVVIKDKDLVKDDFVGVIRFDINEVPSRVPPDSPLAPEWYRLEDKKGEKIKGELMLAVWIGTQADETFPDAWHSDAATPVDNTPATSTVTRSKVYHAPRLWYVRVNVVEAQDLVPSEKTRFPEVYAKVQMGNQVLKTKTCQARTFSALWNEDLLFVAAEPFEDHLVLSVEDRVGPGKDEIIGMVIIPLRSVEKRADDRIIHSRWFNLEKPVAVDVDQFKKDKFSSRIHLRACLDGGYHVLDESTHYSSDLCPTAKQLWRPPIGILELGILNAVGLHPLKTRDGRGTADTYCVAKYGHKWVRTRTLIDNPSPKYNEQYTWEVFDPATVLTVGVFDNSQLGGKGSNGKDLKIGKVRIRISTLETGRVYTHSYPLLVLHPTGVKKMGELHLAIRFTCISFANMLYQYSRPLLPKMHYIRPFNVMQLDMLRHQAVNIVALRLGRAEPPLRKEVVEYMSDVDSHLWSMRRSKANFLRLMTVFSGLFTAGKWFEDICMWKNPITTVLVHVLYLMLACFPELILPTVFLYMFLIGIWNYRYRPRYPPHMNTKISQAEAVHPDELDEEFDTFPTSRSPELVGMRYDRLRSVAGRIQTVIGDIATQGERFQALLSWRDPRATAIFVIFCLVAALVLFVTPFQVIAALAGFYMMRHPRFRYRTPSVPINFFRRLPARTDSML; encoded by the coding sequence ATGATGAGCAACCTTAAGCTAGGGGTAGAAGTGGTTAGTGCGCACAATCTTTTGCCCAAAGATGAGCACGGTTCATCCAGTGCCTTTGTAGAGCTCTGCTTTGACGGCCAGAGGTTCCGCACAACCATCAAAGAAAAGGATCCCAATCCTGTGTGGAGTGAGTGTTTCTACTTCAACATCCCTGACCCTTCCAACCTACACTATCTTACTCTTGATGCCCATGTTTACAATAACATCAGAGCTACCAACTCCAGGTACTTCCTTGGTAAGGTTTGCCTCACTGGGAATTCATTTGTACCCTACTCGGATGCTGTTGTGTTGCACTACCCTCTGGAAAAGCGTGGAATTTTCTCGCGTGTAAGAGGAGAGCTTGGCCTGAAAGTTTATATCACTGATGATGCATCCATCAAATCCTCTACCCCACTTCCTGCAGTTGAATCTTTGCCAACAAAGGATCCAGGCTTAACACATGCCGTGGCTCCAATGGTAGACCCTATGACAAATACTGTATCTCATAAAAGAGTTGAGAGACACACCTTTCATCATCTTCCTAACCCAAATCACCAGCAACAACAGCATCAGAATCATTCTTCTGCTCCTTCAATCACCCATCATGTACCAAAGTATGTGGCTGATGAGATGAAAGCTGCAGAAACACAGCCTCCAAAGTTAGTTCGAATGCACTCTGCATCATCATCACAACCCGTTGACCATGCCCTTAAAGAGACAAGTCCCTTTCTTGGAGGGGGAAGAGTTGTTGGGGGTCGTGTTATTCGAGGAGACAAGACTGCAAGCACTTATGATCTTGTTGAACGGATGTACTTCCTGTATGTAAGGGTTGTTAAGGCTCGTGATCTTCCTGCCATGGATGTTACAGGAAGTCTCGATCCGTTTGTTGAGGTGAGAGTTGGAAACTACAGAGGAATTACAAAGCACTTTGAGAAAAAGCAAAATCCAGAGTGGAATCAGGTGTTTGCTTTTTCAAGGGAACGGATGCAAGCTTCTGTTTTAGAAGTTGTTATTAAGGACAAGGATCTTGTTAAAGATGACTTTGTAGGCGTCATAAGGTTTGATATCAACGAGGTTCCTTCGAGAGTCCCACCAGATAGTCCGCTAGCTCCGGAGTGGTATCGGCTTGAGGACAAGAAGGGAGAGAAGATAAAGGGCGAGCTAATGCTTGCGGTGTGGATTGGAACCCAAGCAGATGAGACCTTTCCTGATGCGTGGCATTCTGATGCAGCTACTCCTGTAGATAATACACCGGCTACCTCCACTGTTACACGTTCAAAGGTCTATCATGCACCAAGGTTGTGGTATGTACGTGTTAATGTTGTCGAGGCACAAGACTTGGTCCCATCAGAGAAGACACGTTTCCCTGAAGTGTATGCTAAGGTACAGATGGGAAACCAAGTTTTGAAAACGAAGACATGTCAGGCTCGAACTTTTAGTGCGTTATGGAATGAGGATCTTTTATTCGTTGCTGCTGAACCCTTCGAGGACCATCTAGTTCTTTCAGTTGAGGATCGTGTCGGTCCTGGAAAAGATGAGATAATCGGGATGGTCATCATCCCATTGCGCTCTGTGGAGAAGCGTGCTGATGATCGGATAATTCATTCTCGCTGGTTTAACCTGGAAAAGCCAGTTGCTGTAGATGTAGATCAGTTCAAGAAAGACAAGTTCTCTAGCCGTATTCATCTTCGAGCCTGCTTAGATGGAGGATACCATGTTCTTGATGAGTCAACTCATTACAGCAGTGATCTTTGTCCAACGGCAAAACAGCTTTGGAGGCCTCCGATTGGGATACTGGAACTAGGCATCTTAAATGCTGTGGGACTCCATCCTCTGAAAACACGAGATGGGAGGGGTACAGCCGATACGTACTGTGTTGCAAAGTATGGTCACAAATGGGTCCGGACACGCACCCTTATTGACAACCCGTCTCCAAAATACAATGAGCAGTACACATGGGAAGTTTTTGATCCAGCTACAGTTCTTACAGTTGGTGTATTTGACAACAGCCAGCTTGGGGGAAAAGGTTCAAATGGAAAGGACCTAAAGATTGGGAAGGTTCGGATTCGCATCTCTACACTTGAAACTGGGCGTGTATATACGCACTCTTATCCCTTGCTGGTTCTTCATCCTACCGGGGTTAAGAAGATGGGGGAATTGCACTTGGCGATTAGATTTACATGCATATCTTTTGCAAACATGCTTTATCAGTACTCACGACCACTTCTACCCAAAATGCACTATATCAGGCCATTCAATGTGATGCAGCTAGATATGCTCCGCCACCAAGCTGTCAACATAGTAGCATTACGGTTAGGTCGGGCAGAACCTCCTCTTAGGAAAGAAGTGGTGGAGTACATGTCAGATGTGGACTCACACCTCTGGAGCATGCGTCGAAGCAAGGCAAATTTTCTTCGCTTGATGACTGTTTTCTCAGGATTATTTACAGCTGGAAAGTGGTTCGAGGATATTTGCATGTGGAAGAATCCTATCACTACTGTGCTTGTTCATGTGCTCTATCTTATGCTTGCTTGCTTCCCAGAACTTATTCTGCCCACAGTTTTTCTTTACATGTTTCTGATAGGCATTTGGAATTACCGATATCGACCAAGGTACCCTCCCCACATGAACACAAAGATTTCACAGGCTGAGGCAGTGCATCCTGATGAGCTAGATGAGGAATTTGATACATTCCCAACAAGCAGGAGCCCTGAGCTGGTGGGAATGAGGTATGATAGGTTACGAAGTGTTGCTGGAAGGATTCAAACTGTCATAGGCGATATAGCAACCCAAGGGGAGCGATTTCAGGCACTGTTAAGCTGGCGTGATCCACGGGCCACTGCCATCTTTGTTATATTCTGCCTTGTAGCTGCACTGGTTTTGTTTGTGACGCCATTTCAGGTTATAGCAGCTTTGGCAGGCTTCTACATGATGAGGCATCCAAGATTTCGCTACAGGACACCATCTGTGCCCATTAACTTCTTTCGCAGGCTTCCTGCTCGGACAGATAGTATGCTGTAA